Within the Aythya fuligula isolate bAytFul2 chromosome 19, bAytFul2.pri, whole genome shotgun sequence genome, the region GCTTCTCTGCCTATTCTCTCAGCTGTATCTTCAGCTGTCCCAGTTTGGCTGCCATAAAGAATGAGGAGTCTCCGCTCTGCCATCTGCAAGAGACAAAACCAGAGAAATCACCAGGAGCCAAGACAGAGTCGGACCTGCTCGGGGCTGGGCATCACACCAACACCCTACTCTGGCTTCAAAGGAGCGCTGGCAGCTCTGGGTTCAGGTGAAATTTGAGGGCTTGACACTGCAAGCAGCAAGCACGAGGATAGCTGAACAGTTTGGTGACAGTGGCACAATTCAGGGCACCTGGGCTctcttttccaacctgatcGAGCGGGTGGCATCCCagctcatggcagggggttggaaccagacggccttcaaggtcccttccaacccgagccgTTCCATGACCCCGATTCCAGCCCGGGCGGCGCTGAGCGAGTGACACCCGCCTGGTCCCAGCACCCTGTCCCGCAGGGGCCCCAcgggctctgctgcagccccgtCCCCGCTTCCAAGGCACAGAGGAGGGTCCAGGGGCACCGCACCGCGCCCAGGCTCCTTTCACCCGCCCTCACCCCCGCTCTCCGcacacccccagcaccagccgCGCCCTGCTGCCGATTTCAGCGCCGTCGCCCCgggcgcccccggccccgcgcagGGAGCCGCGTCCCGGCCCCAccgccccggccctgcccgcccagccccggggggagccgcggccgccgggccccgccgccagcccgggcccggccccggaCCCACCGCGCGCCGCTTCCGCCGCCGTCATCGCGCGGCGCCGCCGCAGCTCCGGGCCccgcggggcggccggggcgggGCCCTCCCGGTGCGCCCGGAGCGGCGGCCCCCGAGCGcccgggccggggctggggccgggtcCGGGACGATGCTGTTCTCGCTGCGGGAGCTGGTGCAGTGGCTGGGCTTCGCCACCTTCGAGATCTTCCTGCACGGCCTGGCCCTGCTGGTGTTCTCCGTGCTCCTGGTGCTCAAGGTGGACAGCGAGGCCTCGGCACTGTCCTGGTGGGTCGTCTTCGTCCCCTTCTTCGCCGCCGACGGCCTCAGCACCTACTTCACCGCCATCGTCTCGGTGCGGCTGTTCCAGGACGGCGAGAAGCGGCTGGCCGTGCTGCGGCTCTTCTGGATCCTCACCATCCTCAGCCTCAAGTTCGTCTTCgagatgctgctgtgccagAAGCTGGTGGAGCACACGCGGGAGCTGTGGTACGGGCTCATCATGTCGCCCGtcttcatcctcctccagctgctcatGATCCGGGCCTGCCGCGTGAACTgagcccgcagccccgcgccAGCCCTGGCTGGCACACCCGGCTCTGCGGGGACCCCAGCGCCGCCCGGGGGCTTTCTGCTATCCTGGGTTCTGGACGGAGGTTTTGGGTGCAGGTGCAGTGCTGTGAGAGGCAGGGCTTGCGACAGCATGCCGTCACCTTGTACATA harbors:
- the TMEM203 gene encoding transmembrane protein 203 — protein: MLFSLRELVQWLGFATFEIFLHGLALLVFSVLLVLKVDSEASALSWWVVFVPFFAADGLSTYFTAIVSVRLFQDGEKRLAVLRLFWILTILSLKFVFEMLLCQKLVEHTRELWYGLIMSPVFILLQLLMIRACRVN